aaataaactttgggATCCCTGTGCCAACATTTATCACGTGAAATCAATGCTGTTTGGGAAGTGCCTCCCTCAGTGACACAtccttatctatctatctatctatctatctatctatctatctatctatctatctatctatcacgcCAAACATTACTTAGTTTTTCTCTCAAGGGTCGCAGCTGATTTACACAGGTTGACAGAAGAGTGCACCCAGACTCCTAGTTCTGCTTGGACCTGTAATCTCAGGAGAGCTGTACCTTTTAACATTCAAACCACGAACAAAAGGCAAGACTGAGAGGATTGATTCTCTGACGGGACGATATCCACTGGGTCTGACATCTAATACACTTTGCGAAGTAGAAAGGATTCCAGCTCCATTATGAGAATGATGATGCATGCTGCAGATAGGCCTACCCAAAGAGAAATTCTGTTTCCTGACCCTCACTGGTATAGGTCAGGGAGTCTGTACTTTGGCTCAAGGGCAGGGCAGATGCTTTCCTACATGGGGCTTAACCCTCTGATGATTCAGTGGAAAGAAGGTCTCTCCACCTACCAGACTAAGCTGAAAAACCTTGGGTTTAATTGCTATGGTCAGCCCCAAACTTTGTAAACACAAGTCACAGCTGGCCGCCCCTGCACACTGAGGACTGCTGGCCTGGTTCTGGACTGAATTAGATGCGCTCTGAAACAAATGTGCACAACTAAAACAGCCACAATGCCAGAGGACGTGGCGATATCATGAATCCAAAGTTtggaatgttttgttttcaggCTCACTAACCTGGTCCGTGTGATAATCCCAATGTCTTGCAGTTTTCCAGGACCGTCAGAAGAGCGATGAAGAGGTGAATGGAAGAGACTCCTTGTCCAAAGGCGTGAAGCCTGCAGTGCAAACGGGTCATTTTGTCAGGAAGGTGGCCTATATTTTAGAAACATTGAATGCCTTTCTAACACCGCGTTGATTTTCAATTCAAATGATTTCCATCTGGGCTGGATGCACTTTTTCGCTTGTGTTGCGACAATGCACTTAAACTGTGACAGTCGCAACAAACTTGTCAAATTTAGGCCTAAACATCCTCTACCTCCACGGGCTGTTTTTGTTGCATTCTCGGTCTTTTTTGACTTGTTCGTATGTCGGTGTTAATGTTTGCTTGCGAGTAGGTGTCCCTTCTGTCCTCCATCAGTCTCCTACCAACAGCCAGTGACAGCTTAAAAAGTTTCCTGCAAACTTTCGCAGATCGAGCCACCCCCACAGATGGGGTGGACTTAAGACAATGGGCTATGTTTGCAGCAGGACTGGAAGCTTAAAGGGGAAAGCTACTCCAAGAATTCCGATATGGTGCTTCGATCCAATTGGCAGAACTTCCACAACTGAGGTTCTCCAGGTTTTCAGAGGGTCACACAAGGACCTCTTTCGATAGTGTTGCGTTCACTTGGATTCAGAAAAAAATGATGACAGATCGGAGGCTTACAGTCTGTGCAAAGTTACAAAACCTCCATAAAGTGGTGAAGGAAACGGTCTGAGAACCACTTTGAAGTTGTGTAAATACAATGTCTTACACTTAAGTGGAATCAAATCTGTAATGAAAAGAATCCACATGGTTAACTCTGCATCGCTTTACTTTGTTAAGTCTTCATCTATTTAAGCTTAGCGCCCCCTCTAGCGGGAGAATGGATAGTACTACGGACCACTGATGCAGGGATAATACTGCACGTGTTTTAGAAGCTGTACATCAACCCTGATGGTATAATCATACACTTCCTTAATGCTATTTATTATAAAAGTGCAAGCATTTCAATGGAGCACCGATCTTGGTGTTGCTTAGGCGACAAAGATGGAGGAGGGTTTAATGTTATTCTTCAAGTCTTAATTGGTAATTTAATTGCATTTTCTTGGTGAAATAATGTCATTCCTCCATCGGACAGTGCATTTTACGCATTGCACAGGCCTAATGAGCTGACGTGCTGTCACTGGAGACCAATTGCTGCTGGATTTGGGGTGCTTTACCCTCGTTTCTATCACTGTAATTGTCTGCTTCTCTGTCACGTCTTGTGACGTGTCTCGCCGCCAATCGTGGCTCAGCAGATGAGCGAAACACCTGTATAAAAGCCGACTCCTCTCAGTGGAATGGGGATTAAGAGCTGGGACGCTTTCGCATGGGGcgtctgtgttgtgtttctgtttagCCTGTGCGCGCAGCAGAACGCCAGGTCCATATAACTTTAAAGATGGATGACATATTTAACTACAGCAGACCACTGAACCGAAGTTCACCTGGCGATGAGAAATTTAGTTACGAAGACATCGATGTGAGCGCGGACAGCACTCCCATCCTGAGGATACTCATCTCCGTGGTGTACTCTGTAGTTTGCGCGGTGGGTTTGGTGGGGAATCTGCTCGTGTTTTTCCTCATGAGGGTACGACAAGGTCGAAAGAAGTCCACCATCAATATTTTCATCATCAACTTGGCAGTGACGGACTTCCAGTTCGTGCTCACTCTGCCCTTCTGGGCCGTGGACACCGCGCTGGACTTCAGCTGGCCGTTTGGAGACGCCATGTGCAAAATCATCCTCTCGGTCACCGTGATGAACATGTACGCCAGCGTGTTTTTTCTCACTGCCATGAGTGTGACCCGCTACCTGTCTGTCGCCTCGGCCCTGAAGAAAACAACGTACAGGAGGTCGCGGTGCGTAAAGTGGGTGTGCGCGGTGCTGTGGGTGGCTGCAACGGTGGCCACAGCTCCGACAACTTTCTTCTCCACCGCGACTGTGATCGCTGGTGAAAAACTCTGCCTCCTCAAGTTTCCTGAAGGATACGACTGGCTCGCCCTCTATCACATCCAGAAAATACTGATAGCCTTCATCATCCCTATGCTCATAGTCTGTGTTAACTATCTGATGCTCCTGCGCTTCGTAAAACAGAGGAGTATGGACAGCAGCAACCCTAAACGGAGGTCTAGAGTCACCAAATCTGTCGCTATAGTGGTTCTgtctttcttcttctgctgGATGCCAAATCATGCCATCACCTTCTGGGGTGTCTTGGTCAAATTTAACGCAGTCGACTGGGATAAGTCATATTACATGGTGCACACGTATGTGTTCCCGGTCACTGTGTGCTTGGCGCACGTTAACAGCTGCTTGAACCCAGTCCTTTACTGCCTGATGAGGCCAGAGATTAGGAAGCAGCTCAGCGGTTTGATATGGAAAATCTCCACTCCTTCCTCCAAGAAGGGCTGCGCGACGCGCTCTTTTACGCAGGGAGAAACCCAGGAAGTCGTGCCTCTTCAGATTGTGGACAATGAAGAGTACACGCTGTCCATCATAGACCGTAAAGGTTTAAGCTCGAAAAGGATGCCATACACCCGATAACTCAGTCTGGTGAAATAAAGACTCCATGCATCTGCTTGTTTTGCCCTGCTTGTCCACCTGTAACTGTCATGACTCGTGCGTAATATGTTCGCTAGAATCATCATACTGTATGACATGAACTATGACAAGTGTAAAGTATTTCATTTCTACAACTGTCACAATATCACTTGTTGATTCCACTGATGAATACACGGGTGTgcattaatttttttatgacttgcAATTTTTATTTTACGATAAACACATATGTCATACAACAGATGACACACAGTGTGACTTTTCCAAACTGACTCAAACGCCCCATCTCCACCCAACACAGGAACAAGAGAGGTCAACCTGCATTTAATAGAGTGGGTTACGTATAAATCTATTGCCaaggaaaaaatacaatccaaaaaaaaaagaattaatacTAATTATAAAAATCAAAAGCCAAGCGTATCTCTTAcatttcttcctctcctttAAAATGCAGCTgcatgcagctttttttttttctctccttgtgATATTACTGTTATGAAATGCTTGCTTTCACTTGGCAGTGAAGAGTGACAATAAACATGGCACCAGAGAGACGGGGAGAGTGGGTTGGACAAACGTCTGCAGGGCGGAATCGAACCGGCGACATGGCGGAATAAACGGACTCCCGGCAAAACAAACATGGGATTATATTATGACGGACCTACAATGGATTCTGAGGTCAAAACAGAATCACAAGGCTGCAATGTTTTCAAGCCTGTCTGTAGATCAACTGCCTTTTCCATCTAAAGTAGGCCTAGTAAGTGGTTGATTACAAGTGGCCATAGATTTAACTTCTAATCCATTCTGAGGCACCGTCAATTCTCTAATGGACTAAATGTATAGTTAGCCTATATTCTGTATTGTGTacataaaaaatgtgatggtcAACCACTAATGTACAAAAAAAGAGTGTATATATACTGCACCATATTGTATATTttctcattcatattttttacacTCGATGTTTCTGTCACACcattaattaatataaatgtgGACATGTTTTCATCCTGTCAGATTTAACAGTTGCATTCCTAAAAGTCTTCCCTTTGGCTttcaacaataaaataaaacttttgtCTTGGAGAAGTGTCATGCATGTATTGTTTAGTTTGACGCTTGAGCAGTGAGTGCACAAAAAAGTGGGAGAATATGTCACACCTACAGATGACAGCAGATTCAGATAAGAAATTCTATATGCATTTATGCAGTGTTGGACTTGTTGATGAAACACAGCAGCTCCAAACTATTTTTCATCATATGCAGCCTGTACTATTATTAATGCTTAATTCATATTCAGCACTAGCTCAAGTCACTCACATGGGCTGTTTCAGGTAAACCAGGGGAGAGGTTAACAGTGGCTGCAGAGGGTCCAGCTGTCGCTTGGCATTCGGCAATGGTGCACTATACAGGTTATTGAACAAACACATAGCAGGAGAGCCTGGAGCTGAGGGAGTCTCCTGGCTGCAGGCAGCTGAGTCTGCTGCCCTCTTTGTGTGCTaatgagtgtctgtctgtcatatTTTGTGTGGCCTGTGGTGTACAGTGATGATCACAACGTGTTGGGAATCTGTAAGTActataaacatcttttcatatTGTTGGTCTATGTActcttttaaatcaagtcaATGTTATTTATATAACCCAAAATCCCAAAGATTCTCAAAGGGCTTCACAATCTGCACAGTATACAATGCCCTCTATCCTTAGACCTCTCTCTCACATCATTCAATAGTAATGCATTTAGACAATACTTAATACGTTATGTTTTTGGCTCAATATCAGGAGagcaataaaaaatacattactttaAGCAGAAATAAGACAATATATTCTGTACACAGTGCAGAAAGTTACCTGATACAAGGAAAGTAGTTGTAAAAGGATCATTATCTTtccatatataataatagaaataTGATATACACTACTCACAAAAAGTCAGGGATATTCGGCTTTCGGGTGAAATTTCAGGATGAACCTAAAATCCACTAAAACCTTTACAGGTGAACTTAATGTGACCTTCTCTAAACTTTTCATTGTGCATGTCCAACAGTTCAATGTTTCAGTACTTTCTGCACAACTTGCTGTTCTCTGACAAGGAGCTTAACGGCAAAATTGACAACAGGTGTTTGATCCATGAATCGACCAATACATTTCCGAGTTCAATTAGAATTGGTATTTAAACAGTCCTCCTCATCATGCTGTTCACATTTTGACATTGTGGTATTTGGCCCTATAAGGTTAAAGTctgtataaagctcaaatatgctGAGAAATCATGAGCACTGTTAGGGATGTAAGTTCAATGATTTTCCTCTCAGCAGAGTGATGTGTTGAAGAGGATGTCCTATTTGATTCTGTGATTAGGTGGCTGAGTGAAATCAAGGATTTTATGAGTAGACACTCAACCTCAAAGGGACTCAGACTTTTACTTGCCAACTCACAACTGTTTACTTTATCTAACATGTTACCTAAACGTACACCTTATAAACCATGTTCTTGCTGCAGCAAGACAGAGTGCATATTGGCTTTGTCTCTCCGGGTCCTGCAGGACCCGTCATTGATGCTGGAAACTTGATGTAATAAAACCTTTATGATCAAGTACAGTGTCAAGCGGATTTCCTCTTCACACATCACCACAGCATCGCTactcaaaacacaacaacatcaTGAGACCAAGACGACACCTACCAATTGATCAACAGTACCTTGCCATTGTGAGGCTTCAAACAGGATGCTCTCAGACGGAAGTGGCCACTGAGCTTAGAGTGTCACAGATACTCCTTTTCCACCAAGGCGGGGCTGGTGCTGGTTCGGAGCCAGAGCCTAATTTCAAATCGGTTCTTTGTGTTTCAACCACCAAAGCACCAGCTCCGAACCAGTAAAAGTGGTTCTTAAGTAGCACCAAATCATTGCTGGGCCAGAAGTAAGAACCGCTTACGTCAGCGGCTGGGGGCGGGGTTACCGTGACCAACAAGATGAACAGAAACTTGTGACTGCCATTTTTGAATTAGCAGATAAACACGATGGACGTgattaaacaaaaacagcagtggtcagaggaggaaacaagCTGCTTTCTTGCACTATAAAGGCGAGCCGCGTGAACACGTTGGATCCGCCGAGTTTGGATGCCGATGTAGGTCCGCAAAGCC
This sequence is a window from Perca flavescens isolate YP-PL-M2 chromosome 1, PFLA_1.0, whole genome shotgun sequence. Protein-coding genes within it:
- the rxfp3.3a2 gene encoding relaxin-3 receptor 1; translated protein: MDDIFNYSRPLNRSSPGDEKFSYEDIDVSADSTPILRILISVVYSVVCAVGLVGNLLVFFLMRVRQGRKKSTINIFIINLAVTDFQFVLTLPFWAVDTALDFSWPFGDAMCKIILSVTVMNMYASVFFLTAMSVTRYLSVASALKKTTYRRSRCVKWVCAVLWVAATVATAPTTFFSTATVIAGEKLCLLKFPEGYDWLALYHIQKILIAFIIPMLIVCVNYLMLLRFVKQRSMDSSNPKRRSRVTKSVAIVVLSFFFCWMPNHAITFWGVLVKFNAVDWDKSYYMVHTYVFPVTVCLAHVNSCLNPVLYCLMRPEIRKQLSGLIWKISTPSSKKGCATRSFTQGETQEVVPLQIVDNEEYTLSIIDRKGLSSKRMPYTR